The genomic interval CATCGCGGATTTCCATCAAGCCGCCCGGCGACTGGGTGATAACGACCAAAACACGGACCTTAGCACCGACTTGGGGACTGCCGAAAGCATTCAGCGTGCCGCGTCGGATAACTTGGATGAACTGTCCGAAGTCGCAGGCGGACCCGCCGAGTTCGCGTTTGAGTTTGTGCGTGACTGGACCGGGAAAAAAGCTCAGACGCTTCGGCAAGAGTTTATCAAACGTCGCGAGAACGGATTTGTCCGAGAGTGTCACGGCGATTTGCATCTTGCCAACATCATCGGGTGGCATGGCGAACTGATTCCCTTTGACGGAATCGAGTTCAATGACGAGTTTCGCTGGATTGATGTGGTCAGCGATGCCGCCTTCACGGCGATGGACCTAAAATCGATGGGGCTGAAACATCTCTCCAGAAGCTTTATCAACACGTATCTTGAGCGCACCGGCGACTATTCATCACTCTCGGTGATGCAGTGGTACCTTGTTTATCGGGCAATGGTTCGAGCCAAGGTCGCCTTGTTGCGATCCCATCAATCGGGTCTGACACAGGCGGAACGTGATGAAATCGACGTCGATGTACGCAAACACGTCCGCTTGGCGCATTTATATGCCGTCGGCTCACTACCTGGCATCTTCATCACGCATGGCGTCAGCGGCAGCGGTAAGACGACCGTGAGTGAACAACTTGTCCAGCGTTTTGGCGTGATTCGCATTCGCAGTGATGTCGAACGTAAACGGGAGTTTGACATCGACAGTTCTCAGCATCCTGATGATACGGTCAAGAATGAACTCTACTCGGCTGCCGCGACCGAAAGCACCTATCGTCGACTGCGTCGTTTAGCGCGTGGTATCGTACGAGACGGATATACGGTGGTGGTCGACGCCACTTTTTTGAAGCGCCGGC from Stieleria varia carries:
- a CDS encoding AAA family ATPase, translated to MNQHTDSQHADSQHTDSQRNNALVRDLQDPNAYPGIDVQTVDLHETHISWVFLAGPYAFKIKKPLKNSFLDYSTLAQRKYFCEEELRLDQRFARELYLDVVPITQENGRWKVGGQGEPLEYAVRMKRFPEDALLSVKAQSGELSHEDINRLATRIADFHQAARRLGDNDQNTDLSTDLGTAESIQRAASDNLDELSEVAGGPAEFAFEFVRDWTGKKAQTLRQEFIKRRENGFVRECHGDLHLANIIGWHGELIPFDGIEFNDEFRWIDVVSDAAFTAMDLKSMGLKHLSRSFINTYLERTGDYSSLSVMQWYLVYRAMVRAKVALLRSHQSGLTQAERDEIDVDVRKHVRLAHLYAVGSLPGIFITHGVSGSGKTTVSEQLVQRFGVIRIRSDVERKREFDIDSSQHPDDTVKNELYSAAATESTYRRLRRLARGIVRDGYTVVVDATFLKRRQRDRFRSLASREGVPFGILDCKAAPETLRQRIIDRAKANTDASDADLAVLERQLSTREPLDRRELPEVVDQVKFGLQRDESEDLSVHSIKEMAERTTK